A region from the Aegilops tauschii subsp. strangulata cultivar AL8/78 chromosome 5, Aet v6.0, whole genome shotgun sequence genome encodes:
- the LOC109740582 gene encoding uncharacterized protein, producing MLNPAAVIPNPGVAAPEPTMVAVFAVVTAPSWALPISEFLDNRVLPMDETEARQIQRRVSAYSIINNELVKRSTTGVFQRCVEQDKGIEILLDIHQGECGHHATSRSLVDKAFRHGFYWPTTLQDVESVVLKCEGCQRFSKRSHQQASAQ from the coding sequence ATGCTCAACCCGGCCGCCGTCATCCCCAACCCCGGGGTTGCCGCCCCAGAGCCCACCATGGTGGCCGTCTTCGCCGTAGTGACGGCTCCATCATGGGCCTTGCCAATCTCAGAGTTCCTGGATAACAGAGTCCTCCCTATGGATGAGACCGAGGCCCGGCAAATACAGCGTCGGGTGTCCGcctacagcatcatcaacaacgagctcgtcaaACGCAGCACGACGGGCGTCTTTCAACGCTGTGTTGAGCAGGACAAGGGCATAGagatcctcctcgacatacacCAGGGCGAGTGCGGGCACCACGCCACCTCGAGGTCCCTGGTGgacaaggctttccgccatggtttctactggcccacgaccCTCCAAGACGTCGAGTCGGTTGTCCTCAAGTGTGAGGGATGCCAGCGCTTCAGCAAGCGCAGCCACCAGCAAGCTTCAGCACAGTGA